The following proteins are co-located in the Spinactinospora alkalitolerans genome:
- a CDS encoding MarR family winged helix-turn-helix transcriptional regulator, producing the protein MRSPSQESREVAQEFSLVLRDMVLLLRRVSADQAVSAQQLAILGSLERGPRRVTSLAREHGVRTPTMTAHVSRLEEAGALSRGGDADDARAVAVELTAHGAELLRVGRAARVAYLSECLEALTSRERAAVAAALPVLAKICADR; encoded by the coding sequence GTGCGATCACCTTCCCAGGAGTCCCGTGAGGTGGCCCAGGAGTTCTCCCTGGTCCTGCGTGACATGGTCCTGCTGCTGCGCCGGGTTTCGGCCGATCAGGCCGTTTCGGCTCAGCAGTTGGCGATTTTGGGTTCGTTGGAGCGGGGGCCGCGGCGTGTGACGTCGCTGGCGCGCGAGCACGGCGTGCGCACGCCGACCATGACCGCTCACGTTTCGCGGCTGGAGGAGGCCGGGGCGCTGAGCCGTGGCGGTGACGCCGACGACGCCCGTGCGGTGGCCGTGGAGCTGACCGCGCACGGTGCGGAGCTGCTGCGGGTCGGGCGGGCGGCGCGCGTGGCCTATCTGAGTGAGTGCCTGGAGGCGTTGACGTCGCGGGAGCGCGCCGCGGTGGCCGCGGCGCTGCCGGTCCTGGCCAAGATCTGCGCCGATCGCTGA
- a CDS encoding class I SAM-dependent DNA methyltransferase, with amino-acid sequence MVRFADFDSRGYRMVDVRTGYGQWVGTYEQTVEDAMDVALLEDLVEPSWGSVRRAVDLGCGTGRTGAWLRSRGVASVDGVDLTPEMLGVARSRGVHDRLVEADVVATGLSGGAYDLVVACLIDEHLADLGPLYAEAGRLGEPGALFVLVVFHPHFIMASGMPTHFTDGSGESVAITTHVHLLSEHVMAGVGAGWSLVEMREGVVDERWLAVKPKWERFRGHPVSAALVWRRQGWSVSV; translated from the coding sequence ATGGTGCGTTTTGCGGATTTCGACTCGCGTGGTTATCGGATGGTGGACGTGCGGACCGGCTACGGGCAGTGGGTCGGTACTTATGAGCAGACGGTGGAGGATGCGATGGATGTCGCCCTCCTTGAGGATCTGGTGGAGCCGTCGTGGGGTTCGGTGCGTCGCGCGGTGGATCTGGGGTGTGGTACGGGCAGGACCGGGGCCTGGTTGCGGTCCAGGGGTGTGGCGTCGGTGGACGGTGTCGATCTGACGCCGGAGATGTTGGGGGTCGCGCGGTCCAGGGGTGTGCACGATCGCCTGGTTGAGGCCGATGTGGTGGCGACGGGGCTTTCGGGTGGTGCTTATGACCTGGTGGTGGCGTGTTTGATCGATGAGCACCTGGCGGATCTGGGGCCGTTGTATGCGGAGGCGGGGCGTCTGGGTGAGCCGGGGGCGTTGTTCGTGCTGGTGGTGTTCCATCCGCATTTCATCATGGCGTCGGGGATGCCGACGCATTTCACCGATGGGTCGGGGGAGTCGGTTGCGATCACGACGCATGTTCATCTGTTGAGTGAGCATGTGATGGCCGGTGTGGGTGCGGGGTGGTCGCTGGTGGAGATGCGTGAGGGTGTGGTGGATGAGCGCTGGTTGGCGGTGAAGCCGAAGTGGGAGCGGTTTCGGGGGCATCCGGTGTCGGCTGCGCTGGTGTGGCGCAGGCAGGGGTGGTCGGTGTCGGTCTGA
- a CDS encoding HipA family kinase: MYVVKFIGAGQGRKTLIAEIIAGELARRLGLPVPELALIHLDPVIGRAEPDPEVQELLKASGGLNLGMDYLPGSLGFDPLVYDTDPRLAGRILWFDALVDNVDRTWRNPNMLLWHGRPYLIDHGATLIFHHNWKGAARAVTRDYDASDHVLIDAHPDLAAADADLAPRLTPALLHEVTALVPDEWLVDEPGFDGSDAVRDAYVSHLLARANDRTWLPEVH; this comes from the coding sequence ATGTACGTCGTCAAATTCATCGGAGCCGGCCAAGGACGCAAAACCCTCATCGCCGAGATCATCGCCGGAGAACTCGCCCGCCGCCTCGGCCTGCCCGTCCCCGAACTGGCACTGATCCACCTCGACCCCGTCATCGGACGCGCCGAACCCGACCCCGAGGTCCAAGAACTCCTCAAAGCCAGCGGCGGCCTCAACCTCGGCATGGACTACCTGCCCGGCTCACTGGGCTTCGACCCGCTCGTCTACGACACCGACCCCCGCCTCGCCGGCCGCATCCTCTGGTTCGACGCCCTCGTCGACAACGTCGACCGCACCTGGCGCAACCCCAACATGCTCCTCTGGCACGGCCGGCCCTACCTCATCGACCACGGGGCCACGTTGATCTTCCACCACAACTGGAAGGGCGCGGCCAGAGCCGTCACCCGCGACTACGACGCCTCCGACCACGTCCTCATCGACGCCCACCCCGACCTCGCCGCAGCCGACGCCGACCTCGCCCCCCGCCTCACCCCCGCCCTGCTCCACGAGGTCACCGCACTCGTCCCCGACGAATGGCTCGTCGACGAACCCGGCTTCGACGGCTCCGACGCCGTCCGCGACGCCTACGTCAGCCACCTGCTCGCCCGCGCCAACGACCGCACCTGGCTCCCGGAGGTGCACTGA
- a CDS encoding DUF3037 domain-containing protein: MRDVFEYALLRVIPRLERGEAINAGVILYCQPRSYLAAHCHLDTERLRALDPDADIDGVRRALHAVELVCRAAEDAGPTRHEDAGRRFRWLTAPRSTIVQPGPIHTGLTDDPDAEARRLLELLVHHPTTQRPAHR; this comes from the coding sequence ATGCGCGACGTCTTCGAATACGCCCTGCTGCGCGTCATCCCCCGCCTGGAACGCGGAGAGGCCATCAACGCCGGCGTCATCCTCTACTGCCAACCCCGCTCCTACCTCGCCGCCCACTGCCACCTCGACACCGAACGGCTGCGCGCGCTCGACCCCGACGCCGACATCGACGGCGTCCGCCGAGCCCTGCACGCCGTGGAACTCGTGTGCCGGGCGGCCGAGGACGCCGGCCCCACCCGCCACGAGGACGCCGGCCGACGGTTCCGCTGGCTGACCGCCCCCCGCAGCACCATCGTCCAGCCCGGCCCCATCCACACCGGCCTCACCGACGACCCCGACGCCGAAGCCCGCCGGCTGCTCGAACTCCTGGTGCACCACCCCACCACCCAACGCCCGGCCCACCGCTGA
- a CDS encoding DUF5685 family protein, with translation MFGILRPCRHVLGDLAPAWMSHLCGLCLALRDDHGQMARVATNYDGLVISALVAAQSAPDAGRRAAGPCPLRGMRRAEVAEGEGARLAAAVSLMLASAKVDDHVSDGDGAYARRPVRGVARRVANRWAGQARKSGSDLGFDSGVLLSVMERQREVEEAAGPGTGVLAVTAPTEEATAQAFAHTATLARRAGNEAPLGEAGRLFGRVAHLLDAVEDQEEDRRSGAWNPITATDADVAEVRRLCDDAVLGVRLALEEADFTDGRLVHALLVHELERAVARTFARAGHPPPQGPGRDSHPSGQPQRYPRHGHPHPQRHGQVPPPQGPPLQHGHGGSHGGHHGGGGGYGGGRHHGGGGGSGGRRPYVEGNGDSCCGFDYKYPKLYDPPKRRGPLVGCGVAVFMASTCQFCCRESYPGPWSGRPYDGCCTDCSCCDCCDCNCCDCCCCD, from the coding sequence TTGTTCGGAATCCTGCGTCCCTGCCGGCACGTGCTCGGGGATCTGGCCCCTGCGTGGATGTCCCATCTGTGCGGGCTGTGCCTGGCACTGCGCGACGACCACGGCCAGATGGCGCGCGTGGCCACCAATTACGACGGTCTCGTCATCTCTGCGCTCGTGGCGGCCCAGTCCGCGCCGGACGCGGGCAGGCGCGCCGCGGGGCCGTGTCCTCTGCGGGGGATGCGCCGCGCCGAGGTGGCCGAAGGGGAGGGCGCCCGGTTGGCCGCGGCGGTGTCGCTGATGCTGGCTTCGGCCAAGGTCGACGACCACGTGAGCGACGGTGACGGAGCCTATGCGCGTCGGCCGGTGCGCGGTGTCGCGCGGCGGGTCGCGAACCGGTGGGCCGGGCAGGCGCGAAAGTCGGGATCGGACCTGGGGTTCGACAGCGGTGTGCTGCTGTCGGTCATGGAGCGCCAGCGCGAGGTGGAGGAGGCGGCCGGGCCCGGTACCGGCGTCCTCGCCGTCACCGCGCCCACGGAGGAAGCGACGGCGCAGGCGTTCGCGCACACCGCGACGCTGGCCCGGCGGGCGGGCAACGAGGCGCCGCTGGGGGAGGCGGGGCGGCTGTTCGGTCGGGTCGCGCACCTGCTCGACGCGGTCGAGGACCAGGAGGAGGACCGCCGCAGCGGTGCCTGGAACCCGATCACCGCGACGGATGCCGATGTCGCCGAGGTGCGGCGGCTCTGCGACGACGCGGTGCTGGGGGTGCGGCTGGCCCTGGAGGAGGCGGACTTCACCGACGGCAGGCTGGTGCACGCGCTGCTGGTACACGAGTTGGAGCGCGCGGTGGCTCGGACCTTCGCCCGGGCCGGGCATCCGCCGCCGCAGGGGCCGGGCCGGGACTCCCACCCCTCGGGGCAGCCGCAGCGGTACCCGCGGCACGGGCACCCGCACCCGCAGCGGCACGGTCAGGTGCCGCCGCCGCAGGGGCCTCCGCTCCAGCACGGCCACGGAGGCTCGCACGGCGGTCACCACGGAGGCGGGGGCGGCTACGGCGGCGGCCGCCACCACGGCGGGGGAGGGGGGTCCGGCGGGAGGCGGCCCTACGTCGAGGGGAACGGGGATTCGTGCTGCGGCTTCGACTACAAGTACCCCAAGCTCTACGACCCTCCCAAGCGCCGGGGGCCGCTGGTCGGCTGCGGGGTCGCGGTGTTCATGGCGAGCACGTGCCAGTTCTGCTGTCGGGAGTCGTATCCGGGCCCGTGGTCGGGGAGGCCCTACGACGGGTGCTGCACGGACTGCAGCTGTTGCGATTGCTGCGATTGCAACTGCTGTGACTGCTGCTGCTGCGATTGA
- the erm gene encoding ErmE/ErmH/ErmO/ErmR family 23S rRNA (adenine(2058)-N(6))-methyltransferase has product MASNSKHRTSPSPEPRSTGRGRARRSLSQNLLTDPAVARWIVRTARIDPDGLVVEVGAGEGMLTRALAPACRRLLCYEIDPVFAANLTARHRDDPGVRIVRGDFLKAVPPDGPFSVVGNIPYAITSPIVDWCLRAPGLTSATLITQREYARKRTGGYGRWSRLTVQTWPRFDWRATGRIPRDRFRPVPGVDSAVLRIERRGSDLLPKKSLGAYRRLVDLGFTGVGGSLHASLRRRHPARRVDAAFRAAGLDPRVVVGFVPPDRWIALFTALEEPS; this is encoded by the coding sequence GTGGCGTCCAATTCAAAGCACCGCACCTCCCCCTCCCCCGAGCCCCGCAGCACCGGACGCGGCCGGGCCCGCCGCTCGCTCTCGCAGAACCTCCTCACCGATCCCGCGGTGGCCCGGTGGATCGTGCGGACCGCGAGGATCGATCCGGACGGGCTCGTCGTCGAGGTCGGCGCGGGCGAGGGGATGCTGACCCGCGCACTGGCGCCGGCCTGCCGCCGGCTCCTGTGCTACGAGATCGATCCGGTGTTCGCCGCGAATCTCACCGCACGCCACCGGGACGACCCCGGCGTGCGGATCGTGCGCGGCGACTTCCTGAAGGCCGTGCCGCCGGACGGCCCCTTCTCCGTGGTGGGCAACATCCCCTACGCCATCACCTCACCGATCGTCGACTGGTGCCTGCGGGCACCGGGGCTGACCTCGGCCACGCTGATCACCCAGCGGGAGTACGCGCGCAAGCGGACCGGCGGCTACGGGCGCTGGAGCCGGCTGACCGTGCAGACGTGGCCGCGCTTCGACTGGCGGGCGACCGGCCGCATCCCCCGCGACCGGTTCCGCCCGGTGCCCGGCGTCGACTCAGCCGTGCTGCGGATCGAGCGGCGGGGATCGGACCTGCTGCCCAAGAAGTCGCTCGGCGCCTACCGCCGCCTCGTGGACCTGGGGTTCACCGGTGTCGGCGGATCCCTGCACGCCTCGCTGCGCCGACGCCACCCCGCCCGGCGGGTCGACGCGGCCTTCCGGGCGGCCGGCCTCGACCCCCGGGTGGTGGTCGGCTTCGTGCCGCCGGACCGCTGGATCGCGCTCTTCACCGCCCTGGAGGAGCCCTCGTAA
- a CDS encoding NAD(P)-dependent oxidoreductase has product MLAQADRTPVTVLGMGPMGRALAGAFIDSGHPTTVWNRSAARAQPVVAKGAAPAPSAAEAAQASPLVVVCVLDDRAALAVLDSAGDALKGRTVVNLTTDSPERAREVAAWAEQRGVDYLDGSIMTPTTTIGGPAAQVLYSGPQEVYARHRAALADIGGAAVYLGTDPGRAAAFDVALLDLFWSTMSGYVHALALARSEGIPPSTLVPFARGIVDILPEIMAELARQAEAGEYPGEDSSLVSAAAGIEHIVHAAKARGLDTGVLSAAKDLADRAIAAEHGEDSFARLVETVAQGPAA; this is encoded by the coding sequence GTGCTCGCCCAAGCGGACCGCACCCCGGTGACGGTCCTGGGCATGGGCCCGATGGGCCGGGCACTGGCGGGCGCGTTCATCGACAGCGGGCACCCGACGACGGTGTGGAACCGCTCGGCGGCCCGGGCGCAACCGGTGGTGGCCAAGGGCGCGGCCCCGGCGCCGTCGGCGGCGGAGGCCGCGCAGGCGAGTCCGCTGGTGGTCGTGTGCGTACTGGACGACCGCGCGGCGCTGGCGGTCCTCGACTCGGCCGGCGATGCGCTGAAGGGCCGGACGGTGGTGAACCTGACCACCGACTCCCCGGAGCGGGCGCGCGAGGTGGCGGCGTGGGCGGAGCAGCGCGGGGTGGACTACCTGGACGGGTCGATCATGACCCCGACCACGACGATCGGCGGACCGGCCGCGCAGGTGCTCTACAGCGGACCGCAGGAGGTCTATGCGCGGCACCGCGCGGCACTGGCCGACATCGGCGGGGCCGCCGTGTACCTGGGGACCGACCCGGGACGCGCCGCGGCGTTCGACGTGGCCCTGCTGGACCTGTTCTGGTCCACCATGAGCGGCTACGTGCACGCGCTGGCACTGGCGCGGTCCGAGGGAATCCCGCCGTCGACGCTGGTGCCGTTCGCGCGGGGAATCGTCGACATCCTGCCCGAAATCATGGCCGAACTCGCCCGGCAGGCCGAGGCGGGCGAGTACCCGGGCGAGGACTCGTCACTGGTGTCGGCGGCCGCGGGGATCGAGCACATCGTCCACGCGGCGAAGGCGCGCGGACTGGACACGGGCGTGCTGTCGGCGGCCAAGGACCTCGCGGACCGGGCGATCGCGGCGGAGCACGGCGAGGACTCGTTCGCGCGGCTGGTCGAGACGGTGGCGCAGGGCCCGGCCGCGTGA
- a CDS encoding ion channel — protein sequence MAVVMFVAGLAVLVITAREVFMTAVTVTGGGGPVTSVLTSRMWRVVRRLAGGSHRVLAGLGPAVACGGLFLWISGAWLGWGLLFLSGASVEASTSGRPAGAWERLYFVGYSLTTLGNGEFKPAGAGWQLATVLVSATGLTLVTLTLTYIISLVSAVVDQRSVASLVHALGETPEEICARVWNGDDFRAIVPQLDSLNPAVSKLAQRHLAYPVLAYFHSRRRAEASAPNLAVLDEALTLMCRAVPPGHRLEGLAVTQSRAVIAGLAATVDNGRESPSAPPVPSLESLRERGIPTVGRAEFEAVFREHAGRRSALATLVRYQGWGWDNVRPS from the coding sequence ATGGCGGTCGTCATGTTCGTGGCGGGCCTCGCGGTACTCGTCATCACCGCGCGGGAGGTGTTCATGACCGCGGTCACCGTCACCGGCGGCGGGGGACCCGTCACCAGTGTGCTGACCTCGCGGATGTGGCGTGTCGTCCGCCGCCTGGCCGGTGGTTCGCACCGTGTCCTCGCTGGGCTGGGCCCCGCCGTGGCCTGCGGCGGGCTGTTTCTGTGGATCAGCGGGGCGTGGCTGGGGTGGGGGCTGCTGTTCCTGTCGGGCGCATCGGTGGAGGCGTCGACGAGCGGCCGGCCGGCCGGGGCGTGGGAGCGCCTCTACTTCGTCGGCTACAGCCTGACCACGCTGGGCAACGGCGAGTTCAAGCCGGCCGGCGCCGGCTGGCAGCTGGCGACGGTCCTGGTCAGCGCGACCGGGCTGACGCTGGTGACGCTGACGCTCACCTATATCATCTCGCTGGTCAGCGCGGTGGTCGATCAGCGCTCCGTCGCCTCGCTCGTGCACGCGCTGGGCGAGACGCCGGAGGAGATCTGCGCCCGGGTGTGGAACGGCGACGACTTCCGGGCGATCGTCCCGCAGCTCGACTCGTTGAACCCCGCCGTCTCCAAGCTCGCCCAGCGCCACCTGGCCTACCCGGTCCTGGCCTACTTCCACAGCCGGCGCAGGGCTGAGGCGTCGGCGCCCAACCTCGCGGTCCTCGACGAGGCGCTGACGCTCATGTGCCGCGCGGTTCCCCCGGGCCACCGGCTGGAGGGGCTCGCGGTCACGCAGAGCAGGGCCGTCATCGCCGGGCTCGCCGCCACGGTGGACAACGGGCGCGAGTCGCCGTCGGCGCCGCCGGTCCCCTCGCTGGAGTCGCTGCGCGAGCGCGGCATCCCCACCGTGGGGCGCGCCGAGTTCGAGGCGGTCTTCCGGGAGCACGCCGGGCGGCGCTCGGCGCTCGCGACGCTGGTCCGGTACCAGGGGTGGGGCTGGGATAACGTGCGCCCCTCCTGA
- a CDS encoding DEAD/DEAH box helicase, producing the protein MLVLHGAWAEEGLTLWAEDSGAPARTASRAAVRPHPYAAAADALRETVAGLVEALDTAPAAPLPGSPADVAKADAVGLELRLPGSAGHPLPSPGLEPLADAPAVRSAAPRPWRVPACLFPPATAAALLPALRDAATGDVAQGPGLRHLIAVQEFADLLVGAGRLLPLLIDDPPSARWRPVLTGAEARHFRALTTALPPVARAHLPSPAPRADGLVFTALSALVDAAARARFGTRNRRGGPHWTRALTGEDARLDAPGGREAAAGDLADRLRAWYDAAHRQGERARLVFRLAEPDRDAEPAADTGAADADGRRQREQRAGERRGETWRVEFWVRSGTDPSLQLPLRDLWLGEGAAWLPDDVETAMLGDLGRAARHYPALGAALRELAPAEVTMGTGGAHAFIKDVAPRLDAAGFAIVLPHWAGRRALGLRLTTREQPPATGGGIGADELVDFSFDAVLGEEALDIEELAELARLKQPLVRLRGRWVEADPAHLRTALEFLRRRGRGTMRRGEAVRTVLSPEEPTTLPITGVDADGALGALLGGSTEQRIAPMPTPEGFTGALRPYQERGAAWLRFLGGLGLGAVLADDMGLGKTVQLLALLTGERARPHPGGRGSSPGPTLLICPVSLVGNWQREAARFAPSLRLHVHHGPDRPHGNGLARLLAGTDLVITTYGVVLRDAEELTAMPWHRVVCDEAQAIKNSGTRQARAVRGLPADTRIALTGTPVENNLGELWSIMEFANPGLLGSEAGFRRHAGRIERAHAAEGGEDTASGGADGGDGGAALLKRLTGPFILRRLKTDRSIISDLPEKLEMRTWCTLTPEQASLYKAAVDEMTERIDGAEGIQRKGLVLATMARLKQICNHPAQFLGDGSALAGRSGKLERLERLLAEATAEGDKALCFTQYTAFGDRLAPYLAARLGRPVLWLHGGTPRHRREEMTARFQDSAEPMVFLLSLKAAGTGLNLTAANHVVHIDRWWNPAVEDQATDRAFRIGQRRDVQVRKLICVGTLEERVDEMIERKKALAQSVVGTGEDWLTGLSTARLREVVRLAPEAVAQ; encoded by the coding sequence GTGCTGGTACTGCACGGTGCGTGGGCCGAAGAGGGCCTGACGCTGTGGGCCGAGGACTCCGGCGCGCCCGCGCGCACCGCCTCGCGGGCCGCGGTCCGGCCGCACCCCTACGCCGCGGCGGCCGACGCGCTGCGCGAGACCGTCGCCGGCCTGGTCGAGGCCCTCGACACCGCGCCGGCGGCGCCGCTGCCCGGCTCGCCGGCCGACGTCGCCAAGGCCGACGCCGTCGGACTGGAGCTGCGGCTGCCCGGATCCGCCGGGCACCCGCTCCCCTCCCCCGGGCTCGAACCACTCGCCGACGCACCGGCCGTGCGGTCGGCGGCCCCGCGCCCCTGGCGCGTCCCGGCGTGCCTGTTCCCTCCGGCGACGGCCGCGGCGCTGCTGCCGGCGCTGCGCGACGCGGCCACCGGCGACGTCGCGCAGGGCCCCGGCCTGCGCCACCTCATCGCCGTCCAGGAGTTCGCCGACCTCCTCGTCGGTGCCGGCCGACTGCTGCCCCTGCTCATCGACGACCCTCCCAGCGCGCGGTGGCGGCCGGTGCTCACCGGGGCCGAGGCCCGGCACTTCCGGGCGCTGACCACGGCACTGCCCCCGGTCGCCCGCGCCCACCTGCCCTCCCCCGCTCCGCGGGCCGACGGCCTCGTGTTCACCGCCCTGAGCGCGCTGGTCGACGCGGCCGCCCGCGCCCGCTTCGGCACGCGGAACCGGCGCGGCGGCCCGCACTGGACGCGGGCGCTGACCGGCGAGGATGCCCGGCTCGACGCTCCGGGCGGGCGGGAGGCCGCGGCCGGCGACCTCGCCGACCGACTGCGGGCCTGGTACGACGCCGCGCACCGGCAGGGCGAGCGCGCGCGGCTGGTCTTCCGGCTCGCCGAACCCGACCGCGACGCCGAACCGGCCGCCGACACCGGAGCCGCCGACGCGGACGGGCGACGGCAGCGGGAGCAGCGGGCCGGGGAGCGCCGCGGCGAGACCTGGCGGGTGGAGTTCTGGGTGCGTTCGGGCACCGACCCCAGCCTCCAGCTCCCGCTGCGCGACCTGTGGCTGGGCGAAGGCGCGGCGTGGCTGCCCGACGACGTCGAGACCGCCATGCTCGGCGACCTCGGCCGGGCCGCCCGGCACTACCCCGCCCTGGGCGCGGCGCTGCGCGAGCTCGCCCCCGCCGAGGTCACCATGGGAACCGGCGGCGCCCACGCCTTCATCAAGGACGTCGCGCCGCGGCTGGACGCCGCCGGATTCGCCATCGTCCTGCCCCACTGGGCGGGCCGGCGCGCGCTCGGCCTCAGGCTCACCACCCGCGAGCAGCCGCCCGCGACGGGCGGCGGGATCGGCGCGGACGAGCTGGTCGACTTCTCCTTCGACGCGGTACTCGGCGAGGAGGCGCTCGACATCGAGGAGCTGGCCGAACTGGCCCGGCTGAAGCAGCCGCTGGTGCGGCTGCGCGGCCGGTGGGTGGAGGCCGACCCCGCCCACCTGCGCACCGCGCTGGAGTTCCTGCGCCGCCGCGGCCGCGGGACCATGCGGCGCGGGGAGGCGGTGCGGACGGTGCTCTCCCCCGAGGAGCCCACGACGCTGCCGATCACCGGCGTGGACGCCGACGGGGCGCTGGGCGCGCTGCTCGGCGGCTCCACCGAGCAGCGGATCGCTCCGATGCCCACTCCGGAGGGCTTCACCGGCGCGCTGCGCCCCTACCAGGAGCGCGGCGCCGCGTGGCTGCGGTTCCTGGGCGGCCTCGGCCTGGGCGCGGTCCTCGCCGACGACATGGGGCTGGGCAAGACCGTCCAACTGCTGGCGCTGCTCACCGGGGAAAGGGCGCGGCCGCACCCGGGCGGCCGCGGCTCCTCCCCCGGTCCGACGCTGCTGATCTGCCCGGTCTCGCTCGTGGGCAACTGGCAGCGCGAGGCCGCGCGGTTCGCCCCCTCCCTGCGCCTGCACGTCCACCACGGTCCCGACCGCCCGCACGGCAACGGCCTGGCCAGGCTGCTGGCAGGCACCGACCTGGTCATCACCACCTACGGGGTGGTGCTGCGCGACGCCGAGGAGCTGACCGCGATGCCCTGGCACCGCGTGGTCTGCGACGAGGCGCAGGCGATCAAGAACAGCGGGACCCGGCAGGCGCGCGCGGTGCGCGGGCTGCCGGCCGACACCCGCATCGCGCTCACCGGCACGCCGGTGGAGAACAACCTCGGCGAGCTCTGGTCGATCATGGAGTTCGCCAACCCCGGCCTGCTCGGCTCGGAGGCGGGGTTCCGCCGGCACGCAGGCCGAATCGAGAGGGCCCACGCCGCCGAGGGCGGGGAGGACACCGCCTCCGGCGGCGCGGACGGCGGCGACGGCGGCGCGGCCCTGCTGAAGCGGCTGACCGGCCCGTTCATCCTGCGCAGGCTCAAAACCGACCGGTCGATCATCTCCGACCTGCCCGAGAAGCTGGAGATGCGGACCTGGTGCACGCTCACCCCCGAGCAGGCGTCGCTGTACAAGGCCGCGGTCGACGAGATGACCGAGCGGATCGACGGCGCCGAGGGGATCCAGCGCAAGGGCCTGGTGCTGGCGACGATGGCGCGGCTCAAGCAGATCTGCAACCACCCGGCGCAGTTCCTCGGCGACGGGTCGGCGCTGGCGGGGCGCTCGGGCAAGCTGGAGCGCCTGGAGCGACTGCTCGCCGAGGCGACCGCCGAAGGCGACAAGGCCCTGTGCTTCACCCAGTACACGGCGTTCGGCGACCGCCTGGCGCCCTACCTCGCCGCGCGGCTGGGCCGCCCGGTGCTGTGGCTGCACGGCGGCACGCCCCGGCACCGGCGCGAGGAGATGACGGCGCGGTTCCAGGACTCAGCGGAGCCCATGGTGTTCCTGCTGTCGCTGAAGGCCGCCGGAACCGGGCTGAACCTGACCGCGGCCAACCACGTGGTGCACATCGACCGGTGGTGGAACCCCGCGGTGGAGGACCAGGCGACCGACCGGGCGTTCCGCATCGGCCAGCGCCGCGACGTGCAGGTGCGCAAGCTGATCTGCGTCGGGACGCTGGAGGAGCGCGTGGACGAGATGATCGAGCGCAAGAAGGCGCTCGCGCAGAGCGTGGTGGGCACCGGGGAGGACTGGCTGACCGGGCTGTCGACGGCGAGGCTGCGCGAGGTCGTCCGGCTGGCCCCCGAGGCGGTGGCGCAGTGA
- a CDS encoding SWIM zinc finger family protein: MSGWEGGRIWWSGRFVDALESGAETGRLERGRGYAATGAVRDLRVGPGEVLAKVQGSRPRPYRVSLMLPVLDDDQWATVTAALAGQPLFRAKLLSGELPPETERVFGVLGLALFPRGLDDLVLTCSCPDWGHPCKHAAATLYVLADSLDGDPFLLLTWLGRERGAFLSALRRHGRAAPGGTPTGDVAPPVRVQPDTGADAPATGEADGSAGADAPEEAAARFWSAAPLPAPPLSRALPVIGTVDAPAARSGASTCGPDPVEALTPLYARLVDPEAGAAAP, translated from the coding sequence GTGAGCGGGTGGGAGGGCGGACGCATCTGGTGGTCGGGCCGGTTCGTCGACGCGCTGGAGTCGGGCGCCGAGACCGGCCGGCTGGAGCGGGGCCGCGGCTACGCCGCCACGGGGGCCGTGCGCGACCTCAGGGTCGGTCCGGGCGAGGTGCTCGCCAAGGTGCAGGGCTCGCGTCCGCGCCCCTACCGGGTGAGCCTGATGCTGCCCGTCCTCGACGACGACCAGTGGGCCACCGTGACGGCCGCGCTGGCCGGCCAGCCGCTGTTCCGGGCGAAGCTGCTCTCCGGCGAACTCCCGCCCGAGACCGAGCGGGTCTTCGGCGTCCTGGGACTGGCGCTGTTCCCCCGCGGCCTGGACGACCTGGTGCTCACCTGCTCCTGCCCCGACTGGGGGCACCCCTGCAAGCACGCCGCCGCGACGCTGTACGTGCTGGCCGACTCCTTGGACGGCGACCCGTTCCTGCTGCTGACGTGGCTGGGCCGGGAGCGCGGCGCGTTCCTGTCGGCGCTGCGGCGGCACGGCCGCGCCGCCCCCGGCGGCACGCCGACGGGCGACGTCGCCCCGCCGGTGCGCGTGCAGCCGGACACCGGGGCCGATGCCCCCGCGACCGGAGAGGCCGACGGGTCGGCGGGGGCGGACGCGCCGGAAGAGGCGGCCGCGCGGTTCTGGTCGGCCGCGCCGCTGCCCGCGCCGCCCCTCTCCCGCGCGCTCCCGGTCATCGGCACCGTGGACGCTCCGGCGGCGCGGAGCGGCGCCTCGACCTGCGGTCCGGACCCGGTCGAGGCGCTGACCCCGTTGTACGCCCGACTGGTCGACCCGGAGGCCGGGGCCGCGGCGCCGTGA